A genomic window from Elaeis guineensis isolate ETL-2024a chromosome 3, EG11, whole genome shotgun sequence includes:
- the LOC105040812 gene encoding subtilisin-like protease SBT6.1, whose protein sequence is MALKGGAFPSSLALLALLLVLFPLPLTRPPLFDPSSGPSPRLGPKNGTLTLSRNYVVRFLEYRKAEDHWAYLEETLGSLDGWRWIERRNPAASFPTDFGVLEIEDLHRMSLIKELETLGRVKDVFVDSSYSRSLFAEENPNDGTFLECKKRPGKIFTSMSFEEEEDRAYTPLSNASICWKRKLLVQRSQVTSLFGADRLWAQGFTGAKVRMAIFDTGIRANHPHFRNIKERTNWTNEDTLNDNLGHGTFVAGVIAGEDAECLGFAPDTEIYAFRVFTDAQVSYTSWFLDAFNYAIATNMDVLNLSIGGPDYLDLPFVEKVWELTANNIIMVSAIGNDGPLYGTLNNPADQSDVIGVGGIDYNDHIASFSSRGMSTWEIPHGYGRVKPDVVAYGREIMGSKISTGCKSLSGTSVASPVVAGVVCLLVSVIPEKNRKDLLNPASMKQALVEGARKLSGSNMYEQGAGRLNLWESYEILKSYQPRASIFPSVLDYTDCPYSWPFCRQPLYAGAMPVIFNATILNGMGVIGYVESPPIWQPFDEVGNLLSIYFTYSDVIWPWTGHLALHMQVKEEGAQFSGLIEGNVTLKVYSPPSRGEKSAQSSTCVLYLKLKVVPTPPRSKRILWDQFHNIKYPPGYIPRDSLDVRNDILDWHGDHLHTNFHIMYNMLRDAGYYVETLGSPFTCFDARHYGTLLMVDLEEEYFREEIEKLRDDVINGGLGLAVFAEWYNVDSMVKMRFFDDNTRSWWTPVTGGANIPALNELLTPFGIAFGDKILNGDFSINGEQSHYASGTDIVKFPGGGYVHSFEFQDNSESGAMQNILQTSGMTKLSSILGLVEIGRGRIAVYGDSNCLDSSHMVTNCYWLLRKILDFTNKNVKDPVLFADPAKTKVPLHEDGSQLPSRRTDVNFSSYSAVVGKELICHHDSRFEVWGTKGYGQLIGRNRKLPGYPTIELVNDLNITMMGSNLRSDEVTIQIDGGNNSGAIGRNKFHNSVDFLGLLNHDEVDIPMLMASQWVVPLFVAVTGLLLCLSWRMRQKRRRRRRGSGSGRVSNLV, encoded by the exons ATGGCCCTCAAAGGCGGGGCCTTTCCTAGTTCCCTCGCCCTTCTCGCTCTCCTTCTCGTCCTATTCCCCCTCCCCCTCACCCGGCCGCCGCTCTTCGATCCGTCCAGTGGCCCCTCTCCTCGCCTCGGCCCCAAGAACGGAACCCTAACCCTCTCCCGTAATTACGTGGTGAGGTTCCTGGAGTACAGGAAGGCGGAGGACCACTGGGCCTACCTCGAGGAGACTCTTGGATCATTGGACGGGTGGAGATGGATCGAGAGGAGGAACCCGGCGGCGTCATTCCCCACAGATTTCGGGGTCTTGGAGATAGAGGATTTGCATCGGATGTCTTTGATCAAGGAGCTCGAGACGTTGGGGCGGGTGAAGGACGTATTCGTCGATTCGAGCTATTCTCGGAGTTTGTTTGCGGAGGAAAATCCGAACGATGGAACCTTTCTAGAGTGCAAGAAACGCCCTGGGAAAATTTTCACATCGATGTCGTTCGAGGAGGAAGAAGACCGGGCGTATACTCCGCTTAGCAATGCATCAATTTGCTGGAAAAGGAAGCTTTTGGTGCAG AGATCCCAAGTTACATCTCTTTTTGGAGCTGACAGACTTTGGGCTCAGGGATTCACTGGTGCAAAAGTTAGAATGGCAATTTTTGACACCGGTATTCGAGCAAATCACCCTCATTTTCGTAATATCAAG GAGCGCACTAACTGGACAAATGAGGATACATTAAATGACAATCTTGGGCATGGGACCTTTGTAGCAGGTGTTATTGCTGGCGAAGATGCAGAGTGCCTGGGTTTTGCTCCAGACACTGAAATCTATGCATTTCGAGTATTCACTGATGCTCAG GTATCTTACACGTCATGGTTTCTTGATGCATTTAATTATGCTATTGCGACCAATATGGATGTGCTGAATTTAAGTATTGGCGGGCCTGATTATCTGGATCTCCCATTTGTGGAAAAG GTTTGGGAGCTCACAGCAAATAATATTATTATGGTGTCAGCTATTGGAAATGATGGACCTTTGTATGGCACACTAAATAATCCAGCGGACCAGAGTGACGTTATTGGAGTTGGTGGTATTGATTACAATGATCATATTGCTTCTTTCTCCTCACGTGGCATGAGTACATGGGAGATTCCGCATGG ATATGGCCGTGTGAAACCAGATGTGGTTGCATATGGTCGTGAAATAATGGGATCCAAGATCAGCACAGGTTGCAAAAGCCTCTCAGGCACCAGTGTTGCAAGTCCAGTGGTTGCTGGTGTGGTATGCTTGCTTGTAAGTGTTATCCCAGAAAAAAACCGGAAAGATCTTCTGAATCCTGCAAGCATGAAGCAAGCTCTAGTTGAGGGTGCCAGGAAGCTTTCTGGTTCTAATATGTATGAGCAAGGTGCAGGCAGACTCAATCT CTGGGAGTCTTATGAAATCCTGAAAAGCTATCAACCCCGAGCTAGCATTTTCCCGAGTGTTCTTGACTATACAGATTGTCCCTACTCCTGGCCTTTTTGTCGCCAACCTTTATATGCTGGGGCCATGCCTGTCATCTTCAATGCTACaatccttaatggcatgggtgtGATTGGTTATGTTGAGAGCCCGCCTATATGGCAGCCTTTTGATGAGGTTGGCAATCTGCTCAGCATTTACTTCACATACTCAGATGTCATCTGGCCTTGGACTGGTCACCTTGCGCTTCACATGCAGGTCAAGGAAGAAGGTGCCCAATTCTCAGGTCTGATTGAGGGTAATGTGACACTTAAAGTATACAGTCCACCATCTCGTGGAGAAAAAAGCGCACAAAGTAGTACATGTGTGCTTTACTTGAAACTAAAAGTGGTTCCAACCCCACCTAGATCAAAGAGAATTCTATGGGACCAATTTCACAACATAAAATACCCACCTGGATATATTCCAAGAGATTCTCTGGATGTTCGTAATGACATTCTTGATTGGCATGGTGATCACCTGCACACAAATTTCCACATCATGTACAACATGCTACGGGATGCAGGGTACTATGTTGAGACACTTGGATCACCCTTTACATGTTTTGATGCTAGACATTATGGAACCTTGCTCATGGTGGATCTTGAAGAGGAATATTTCAGAGAGGAAATTGAGAAACTTAGAGATGATGTTATTAATGGAGGGCTGGGACTTGCTGTTTTTGCTGAATGGTACAATGTAGATTCGATGGTGaagatgagattttttgatgatAACACGCGGAGTTGGTGGACTCCAGTTACTGGAGGTGCAAATATCCCTGCGCTTAATGAGCTCTTGACCCCATTTGGTATTGCCTTTGGGGATAAAATTTTAAATGGTGATTTCTCGATCAACGGTGAGCAGAGTCATTATGCCTCTGGAACTGATATAGTGAAATTTCCAGGGGGTGGTTATGTACATAGTTTTGAATTTCAGGACAACTCAGAAAGTGGTGCTATGCAGAACATACTGCAGACTTCTGGGATGACCAAG CTCTCTTCAATTCTTGGCCTAGTGGAGATTGGTAGGGGTCGAATCGCAGTCTATGGGGATTCCAACTGCCTTGACAGTAGTCACATGGTAACAAACTGCTATTGGCTTCTGAGGAAGATACTGGACTTCACCAACAAGAATGTTAAAGATCCAGTGCTTTTCGCAGACCCGGCAAAAACCAAGGTCCCGCTGCATGAGGATGGTAGCCAGTTACCATCCCGTAGAACTGATGTAAACTTTTCGTCATATTCTGCAGTAGTGGGCAAAGAGTTGATCTGCCACCACGACTCTAGGTTTGAGGTTTGGGGGACAAAAGGTTATGGTCAACTCATTGGCAGGAACAGAAAACTACCAGGATATCCTACCATTGAGCTGGTTAATGATTTGAACATCACAATGATGGGATCCAATCTAAGATCAGATGAAGTTACAATACAGATTGATGGAGGAAATAATTCTGGAGCCATTGGTAGAAACAAGTTTCACAATAGCGTGGATTTCTTGGGTCTGCTCAACCATGATGAG GTTGACATACCCATGTTAATGGCAAGTCAATGGGTCGTACCTTTGTTCGTTGCTGTGACTG GTCTTCTGTTATGCCTGAGCTGGCGTATGCGGCAGAAGCGACGACGGCGAAGGAGAGGGTCGGGATCAGGTCGAGTTTCAAACCTAGTTTAG
- the LOC105040811 gene encoding ras-related protein Rab7, translated as MASRRRMLLKVIILGDSGVGKTSLMNQYVNKKFSTQYKATIGADFLTKEVQFEDRLFTLQIWDTAGQERFQSLGVAFYRGADCCVLVYDVNVMKSFDNLNNWREEFLIQASPSDPENFPFVVLGNKIDVDGGNSRVVSEKKARAWCASKGNIPYFETSAKEGSNVDAAFECIAKNALKNEPEEELYLPETIDVAGGGRQQRSSGCEC; from the exons ATGGCGTCCCGAAGGCGAATGCTTCTCAAAGTCATCATTCTCGGAGACAGCGG GGTTGGGAAGACGTCTCTGATGAATCA GTATGTGAACAAGAAGTTTAGTACTCAGTATAAAGCGACTATTGGAGCTGATTTTTTGACAAAAGAAGTCCAGTTTGAGGACAGGCTATTCACATTACAG ATATGGGATACCGCAGGGCAAGAAAGATTTCAGAGTCTTGGTGTCGCCTTTTATCGTGGAGCTGATTGCTGTGTTCTTGTgtatgatgttaatgtgatgaaatCATTTGATAACCTGAACAATTGGCGTGAAGAATTTTTGATTCAG GCTAGCCCGTCTGACCCAGAAAATTTCCCATTTGTAGTGTTGGGAAACAAGATAGATGTTGATGGTGGCAATAGCCGAGTG GTTTCTGAGAAGAAAGCAAGGGCATGGTGTGCATCAAAAGGGAACATCCCCTACTTTGAGACATCTGCTAAAGAAGGATCTAATGTGGATGCTGCTTTTGAGTGTATAGCCAAGAATGCCCTCAAGAATGAACCTGAGGAAGAGCT GTATCTTCCTGAGACCATTGATGTGGCGGGTGGTGGACGTCAGCAACGATCATCAGGCTGTGAATGCTAG